The proteins below are encoded in one region of Mycobacterium pseudokansasii:
- a CDS encoding mammalian cell entry protein, translating into MAVDVAAPELSESTQARPSRRRPERSALLIGLVALLALAGLVAFLGVRAHQSQQALQQSRLFLQAGRQGALNLTTIDFHQANADVQRILDGATGQLYDNFAKRSQPYIDVVVRTQSRSVGTVTEAALESQSGDHAQVLVAVTVKTSNIYAAQEESRAWRMRLLVRRVGAQAKVSNVEFVP; encoded by the coding sequence ATGGCAGTCGATGTTGCTGCCCCCGAATTGAGCGAATCGACCCAGGCGCGGCCCAGCCGACGCCGCCCGGAGCGGTCGGCGTTGCTGATCGGGCTGGTCGCGCTGCTTGCGTTGGCCGGGCTGGTTGCTTTCCTGGGGGTCCGGGCCCACCAGTCGCAGCAAGCCCTGCAGCAGAGCAGGCTCTTTCTGCAGGCCGGTCGCCAGGGGGCGCTGAACCTCACCACCATCGACTTCCACCAGGCCAACGCCGACGTGCAACGCATCCTGGATGGGGCAACGGGCCAGCTCTACGACAACTTCGCCAAGCGATCGCAGCCCTACATCGACGTCGTGGTGCGGACCCAGTCGAGATCGGTCGGCACGGTGACGGAAGCGGCGCTGGAATCGCAGTCCGGCGACCACGCGCAGGTGCTGGTTGCCGTGACCGTGAAAACGTCGAACATCTACGCGGCCCAAGAGGAATCGCGAGCATGGCGGATGCGGCTGTTGGTGCGCCGGGTGGGCGCGCAGGCCAAGGTCTCCAACGTGGAGTTCGTGCCGTGA